Proteins encoded by one window of Candidatus Nezhaarchaeota archaeon:
- a CDS encoding NAD(P)/FAD-dependent oxidoreductase, with protein MNKLKVVIIGSGIVGASIARVLSMYENLEVTIVEKEVDVGWGASKANTGIIHPGHEEDPRTHPLRAKLCARGNNLWRTWTSELEIPVYWPGELMVYTGDEEERRARDYIKLAKLNGVPGVRLVDDMELRTLEPLLSQEVRGAIYAPTAGVISPFDAVIAVVENAVDNGVKLLTETEVVDVKVVNGSVAGVETSRGLIEADVVVNAAGIYADKISHIAGVEKDFHITPRKGEYVLYDEEVSIKPLRVLHTTPTPKTKGVYAVTTVHGNLMLGPTAEDLPPDARDDVSTSSRGIEHVMREASRILKELPPRSRIIRTFAGLRAEPSSGDWLIRAYEDPWGFINVAGMRSPGLTAAPAIAEYVAKVLSKELEVKLEVKKHWNPYRKDITRVRGKTLDELDLLIAKNPCYGEVICCCKMVTKAEVLEAIKRMRGIGIKTITLDGLKFRTHSGFGKCQGSFCRWRVALIVSQQLNLPYHEVVVKKDRYGVGDVKVLLRQKITLGGE; from the coding sequence ATGAATAAGTTGAAGGTAGTAATAATAGGTTCTGGGATCGTTGGAGCTTCAATTGCACGCGTTTTAAGCATGTATGAGAACTTGGAGGTCACAATTGTTGAGAAGGAGGTTGACGTTGGATGGGGTGCTAGTAAGGCTAATACTGGAATCATACATCCTGGACATGAGGAGGATCCAAGAACGCATCCTTTAAGAGCTAAGCTATGCGCGAGAGGGAATAATCTTTGGAGGACGTGGACCAGTGAACTCGAAATACCAGTTTATTGGCCCGGCGAGTTGATGGTGTACACGGGGGATGAAGAGGAGAGGAGAGCTAGAGATTACATTAAGTTAGCTAAATTAAATGGTGTACCAGGTGTTCGATTGGTTGACGATATGGAGCTTAGGACCTTAGAGCCATTGCTAAGTCAAGAGGTTAGGGGGGCAATATATGCACCCACTGCAGGCGTTATATCGCCATTCGATGCTGTCATAGCAGTCGTGGAGAACGCTGTTGATAACGGTGTTAAATTGCTGACGGAGACAGAAGTTGTTGATGTGAAGGTTGTCAATGGTAGTGTCGCTGGTGTTGAGACGAGTAGGGGTTTAATCGAGGCAGATGTAGTTGTGAATGCTGCTGGAATATACGCTGACAAGATTTCGCACATAGCTGGTGTGGAGAAGGATTTCCACATAACTCCACGTAAGGGAGAGTATGTCCTCTATGACGAGGAGGTGTCAATTAAGCCCTTAAGGGTGCTACATACAACACCAACGCCCAAAACTAAGGGCGTCTACGCTGTCACAACAGTTCACGGGAACCTAATGCTTGGACCTACAGCTGAAGACTTGCCACCTGATGCAAGGGATGACGTGTCTACGAGTAGTCGTGGGATTGAGCATGTCATGAGAGAGGCGAGCAGGATTCTCAAAGAGCTACCGCCAAGATCTAGAATCATCAGGACATTCGCTGGCCTTAGAGCAGAACCTTCTAGTGGAGACTGGTTAATAAGAGCATATGAGGATCCATGGGGCTTCATAAACGTAGCTGGAATGAGGTCACCTGGTCTCACAGCAGCTCCAGCCATAGCTGAGTACGTGGCTAAAGTTCTGTCGAAGGAACTTGAAGTAAAACTTGAAGTGAAGAAGCATTGGAATCCTTACAGGAAGGACATTACCAGGGTAAGGGGTAAGACTCTCGATGAGTTAGACTTGCTCATAGCCAAGAACCCATGTTATGGGGAGGTTATTTGTTGCTGCAAGATGGTTACGAAGGCGGAGGTCCTTGAAGCAATTAAGAGGATGAGGGGGATTGGCATTAAGACGATAACATTAGATGGATTAAAGTTTAGGACGCACAGCGGGTTTGGCAAGTGCCAAGGTTCCTTCTGCAGGTGGAGAGTAGCTCTTATAGTGTCTCAGCAACTCAACTTGCCATACCATGAAGTCGTCGTCAAGAAGGATCGTTACGGAGTGGGTGATGTGAAGGTCTTATTGAGACAGAAGATCACGTTAGGAGGTGAATGA
- the glpK gene encoding glycerol kinase GlpK translates to MSLRCNSCRGLLTNGPSYILTIDQGTTGTRAVLFNDDGSIVRGGWAYYEHKQIYPKPGWVEHDPLEIWDKTKSCICKVMSQAKVDPKNIIAIGVTNQRETVVVWDAVSGRPLYNAIVWQDRRTAKEVDYLREHYLDMIREKTGLVPDCYFSSTKVWWILDNIPGVRGGAKSGRVLFGTIDAWIIWNLTRGSKDVLTPEKNGAHVTDFSNASRTMMFDIHKLDWDDELLEVQGKIPREALPLARPSSDKEFYGYTGPEATELLGGVSVPVVSAVGDQQAALFGQAGFDVGEVKCTYGTGSFILLNTGEVPIKSKRNLLTTVFYSLEHKKVVYALEGSIFVTGAAIQWLRDGLKIIEVSSEVNPLAESTSDTGGVYFVPAFVGLGAPYWDQYARGLIIGITRGTERKHIARAALEAIAYLTRDVIEAMKVDLGRDIAVLKADGGASRSDFLLQFQADILGVKVVRPMIHETTSLGVAYLAGLAVELWKSLDEVRKNWKPEKEFVPQMTPDMRDKLYAGWKAAVKRALGWAKEVPWAYGY, encoded by the coding sequence ATGTCATTAAGGTGTAACAGCTGCAGGGGATTGCTTACTAACGGTCCTAGCTACATATTAACGATAGATCAAGGGACAACGGGGACGAGGGCAGTGCTGTTTAACGATGATGGCTCAATTGTTAGAGGTGGATGGGCTTACTACGAGCATAAACAAATATACCCTAAGCCTGGCTGGGTTGAGCATGATCCTCTTGAGATTTGGGATAAGACCAAGTCCTGTATATGCAAGGTCATGAGCCAAGCTAAGGTTGACCCCAAGAACATAATTGCGATTGGGGTCACTAACCAACGTGAGACGGTAGTTGTTTGGGATGCTGTGTCTGGTAGACCATTATACAATGCTATTGTTTGGCAGGATAGGAGGACTGCTAAAGAGGTTGACTACCTACGCGAGCACTACCTCGATATGATACGAGAAAAGACAGGCCTCGTGCCGGACTGCTATTTCTCAAGCACTAAGGTGTGGTGGATCTTAGACAACATACCTGGCGTTAGGGGTGGAGCTAAGAGTGGGAGGGTACTGTTTGGAACGATAGATGCATGGATAATATGGAACCTAACACGAGGATCAAAGGACGTATTAACTCCTGAGAAGAATGGTGCGCACGTAACTGACTTCTCGAATGCTTCGAGAACAATGATGTTCGACATTCATAAACTAGATTGGGACGATGAGCTACTGGAGGTGCAGGGTAAAATACCTAGGGAGGCACTACCACTTGCACGACCCTCGAGCGATAAGGAGTTTTACGGTTACACAGGACCGGAGGCTACTGAGCTATTAGGAGGCGTCAGTGTCCCCGTAGTGTCTGCAGTCGGTGATCAGCAAGCAGCTCTTTTTGGTCAGGCGGGATTTGATGTTGGGGAGGTTAAATGCACCTATGGAACGGGAAGCTTCATACTGCTAAACACAGGTGAGGTTCCGATTAAATCGAAGCGTAACTTGTTAACCACGGTGTTCTACTCACTTGAACATAAGAAGGTAGTTTACGCCTTAGAAGGCAGCATATTCGTCACTGGAGCGGCTATTCAGTGGCTTAGGGATGGCTTAAAGATAATAGAGGTGTCTTCTGAAGTTAATCCATTAGCAGAATCTACATCGGATACGGGTGGAGTCTATTTCGTCCCCGCATTCGTCGGTCTAGGTGCACCCTACTGGGATCAGTATGCACGTGGCCTAATAATTGGCATTACGAGAGGGACAGAGAGGAAGCATATAGCGAGGGCTGCATTGGAGGCCATAGCGTACTTGACCAGAGACGTCATTGAGGCCATGAAGGTCGATCTAGGCAGAGATATCGCTGTATTAAAGGCTGATGGAGGTGCATCGAGGAGCGACTTCCTCCTTCAATTTCAAGCAGATATACTCGGTGTGAAAGTCGTTAGACCCATGATACATGAGACGACATCACTAGGCGTTGCATACCTGGCCGGGTTGGCCGTGGAGTTATGGAAAAGCCTTGATGAAGTAAGGAAGAACTGGAAGCCTGAGAAAGAATTCGTTCCTCAGATGACTCCTGATATGAGGGATAAGCTGTACGCTGGCTGGAAAGCAGCTGTAAAGAGAGCTTTAGGGTGGGCTAAAGAGGTTCCGTGGGCATATGGATACTAA
- the larE gene encoding ATP-dependent sacrificial sulfur transferase LarE: MRDLKSLIYELIVRLQEKGSVLVALSGGVDSSVVAFLANQALGVKALAVTIDSPLMPPGELEDAINIAKFIGIRHRVIELNELEVPGLSNNPRDRCYLCKKFRFRKLKELALEEGISVVADGTNRSDSFEYRPGLKAAIEEGVYSPLLEAGLTKNDVREIAKYLNLPFHDKPPNACLATRVPYGEKLTIERLKRIGLAEKIVKDHLGVKLVRVRDHGDLARIEVDLDYLRLFPSNELLKSITAKLKMLGFRFVTLDLEGYKSGCFDVLLNLEPQDPNLRR, encoded by the coding sequence TTGAGGGACTTGAAGTCTTTGATTTATGAGCTTATTGTGAGGCTTCAAGAGAAGGGCAGCGTATTAGTGGCCCTCTCGGGTGGTGTCGATAGTTCTGTCGTCGCCTTCTTAGCCAATCAAGCTCTTGGTGTTAAGGCCTTGGCTGTGACGATAGACTCCCCACTCATGCCACCCGGTGAGCTTGAGGATGCTATAAATATTGCTAAGTTCATTGGAATAAGGCATAGAGTAATTGAGCTCAATGAGCTTGAAGTGCCTGGCCTCTCTAACAATCCTAGAGATCGATGCTACTTATGTAAAAAGTTTCGCTTCAGGAAGCTTAAGGAATTAGCCTTAGAGGAGGGGATCAGCGTCGTGGCTGATGGCACTAATAGGAGCGATTCATTTGAGTATAGACCTGGTCTAAAAGCTGCCATTGAGGAGGGTGTTTATAGCCCCCTGCTCGAAGCTGGGTTAACGAAGAATGATGTACGCGAAATTGCAAAATATCTTAACCTTCCGTTCCACGATAAGCCTCCCAACGCTTGCTTAGCAACAAGGGTACCATATGGAGAAAAGTTAACTATCGAAAGGCTGAAGCGCATAGGTCTCGCCGAGAAGATAGTAAAAGATCATTTGGGGGTAAAGCTTGTGCGTGTTAGAGATCATGGAGACTTGGCGAGGATAGAGGTTGATCTCGATTACTTAAGGCTGTTTCCCAGCAATGAGCTGCTGAAAAGCATCACAGCTAAGTTGAAGATGCTCGGCTTTAGGTTTGTGACGCTAGACTTAGAGGGGTATAAAAGCGGTTGTTTTGATGTGCTGTTAAACCTTGAACCTCAAGATCCCAATTTAAGGAGATAA
- a CDS encoding DUF1922 domain-containing protein, translating into MSYIVTFCRCCGLPAYFKEGRGKWRCPYCNRINEVDGSNVISKVDSVKSAIVMVQELKAKKHQGAQFKRASELP; encoded by the coding sequence ATGAGCTACATAGTGACTTTTTGTAGGTGTTGTGGATTACCAGCATATTTTAAGGAGGGGAGGGGTAAGTGGAGGTGTCCCTATTGTAACCGGATAAACGAGGTTGATGGAAGCAATGTGATTAGCAAAGTAGACTCCGTTAAAAGTGCCATAGTCATGGTCCAAGAGCTAAAGGCTAAGAAACATCAAGGAGCTCAATTTAAAAGAGCTTCTGAATTACCCTAG
- a CDS encoding radical SAM protein, translating to MGTIIAPFDPWKGRMCTCPPKYSFSPYTGCSHACLYCYATSYIRNFGESRPKANLDSRLLRSLSRIDRSLPISMANSSDPYPPVEQSLEITRSSLKLLLPRGFKVMIVTKSNIVVRDVDLISRGNCSVSFTVTTLKEELAAKIEPGAPRPRDRIKAIKVLSEAGVPCIARLDPIIPGLNDDEADLRRLIREVVIAGVKHISSATYKVKPDNLSRMSKAFPDKASYWGRLYYEEGVRIDGSRYLPTDLRLRFMKMVKEIVEEYGLTFSVCREGFSNLTTSPTCDGTHLIPIRVKVKGLEYAHVH from the coding sequence ATGGGTACGATCATCGCGCCTTTCGACCCATGGAAGGGAAGGATGTGCACCTGCCCTCCAAAGTACAGCTTCTCACCATACACTGGCTGTAGTCACGCTTGTCTCTACTGCTACGCTACCTCATACATAAGGAACTTTGGAGAGTCGAGACCTAAAGCAAACCTAGATAGTAGGTTATTGAGGAGCTTGTCTAGGATAGATAGGAGTCTACCAATATCGATGGCTAATAGCTCAGATCCATACCCACCCGTAGAGCAAAGCCTCGAAATAACTAGGAGCAGCTTGAAGTTACTGCTGCCAAGAGGCTTCAAAGTGATGATAGTAACGAAGTCCAACATCGTGGTCAGAGACGTCGACTTAATATCTAGAGGTAACTGTTCCGTAAGCTTCACAGTAACGACTCTTAAAGAGGAGCTTGCAGCTAAGATTGAACCTGGAGCTCCTAGACCTAGGGATAGAATAAAGGCCATTAAGGTCTTGAGTGAGGCAGGAGTTCCCTGCATTGCTAGGCTAGATCCTATAATACCAGGGCTCAATGACGATGAAGCTGATTTGAGGAGGTTAATTAGAGAGGTCGTGATAGCTGGGGTTAAACATATATCATCAGCGACTTACAAAGTTAAGCCTGACAACCTATCAAGGATGTCCAAAGCCTTTCCTGATAAAGCGAGCTACTGGGGTAGGCTGTACTACGAAGAGGGGGTCAGAATTGATGGATCTAGATACCTCCCCACAGACTTAAGGTTAAGATTCATGAAGATGGTTAAGGAAATAGTGGAGGAGTATGGACTGACATTCTCGGTCTGTAGAGAGGGGTTCTCCAACCTGACTACTAGCCCTACATGTGATGGCACCCACCTAATACCAATAAGAGTCAAGGTTAAGGGGTTAGAGTATGCTCATGTACATTGA
- a CDS encoding Mrp/NBP35 family ATP-binding protein, producing the protein MNQSEEKEEAKRTIEEDAKFKETLSKIKYKVMVISGKGGVGKSFVTANLAMAFALKGYAIGVLDADVHGPSIPRMLGLKGEVPTVSPLGVFPVIGPLNIKVMSMDFLIPSDEIPVAWRSPLKVSILRQFISDVIWGDLDILFIDLPPGTGDEVISIAQLLQPDFALVITIPSEVSKAVVKKVITFTRTVNVPILGIVENMSYFVCPNCKSKYDLFGSGGGKKLAEEMRVPFLGAIPIDPSISEACDKGLPYIAKYLDNETSKLFFDIVSKFEEELNKRSQK; encoded by the coding sequence ATGAATCAATCTGAGGAGAAGGAGGAGGCTAAGAGGACTATTGAAGAGGATGCAAAGTTCAAGGAGACACTCTCAAAGATAAAGTACAAGGTGATGGTGATAAGTGGCAAGGGGGGTGTTGGAAAGAGCTTTGTTACAGCAAATCTAGCAATGGCCTTCGCCCTCAAGGGCTACGCCATCGGGGTGCTGGATGCTGACGTACATGGTCCATCGATACCCAGAATGCTTGGCTTAAAGGGGGAAGTTCCAACTGTCAGTCCTCTCGGGGTCTTTCCAGTTATAGGGCCGCTCAACATCAAGGTGATGTCTATGGACTTCTTAATTCCCAGCGACGAAATCCCAGTAGCGTGGAGAAGCCCATTAAAAGTGAGCATCCTAAGACAATTCATATCTGACGTCATCTGGGGTGATTTAGATATCCTGTTCATAGACTTGCCACCAGGAACTGGAGATGAAGTGATATCAATAGCTCAGCTCTTACAACCCGATTTCGCACTCGTAATTACGATCCCCTCTGAGGTCTCAAAAGCTGTGGTTAAGAAGGTAATCACATTCACAAGGACAGTTAACGTCCCAATACTGGGGATCGTAGAGAATATGAGCTACTTCGTCTGCCCTAACTGCAAATCAAAATATGATCTCTTCGGATCTGGTGGTGGTAAAAAGTTAGCAGAGGAGATGAGGGTCCCATTCTTAGGAGCCATCCCAATAGACCCCTCAATAAGTGAGGCTTGCGATAAAGGTCTCCCCTACATAGCTAAGTATCTTGATAATGAGACTTCTAAGCTATTCTTCGACATAGTTAGTAAGTTTGAAGAGGAGTTAAATAAGAGATCCCAAAAGTAG
- a CDS encoding phenylalanine--tRNA ligase beta subunit-related protein, whose amino-acid sequence MINIAEELTSLGVFLRWRVLEGVMVYKSSSSEVVMNIIRESVNRVRSTLTLETLKDHPVIRAYRDFYWRLGIDPTKTRPSAEALIRRVLRHGDLPLINNVVDLGNVASIETMIPIGIYDLDQVIPPLTLRRSRRGEVFHPIGGKPEFLTQNEIVLSDLVGRIVHVFPHRDSVLTMVREVTKNILIVACGVRGVEESRVQGAVDMAFKLIMMSLQSQLS is encoded by the coding sequence ATGATTAACATAGCAGAAGAGTTGACTTCGTTAGGGGTATTCTTGAGGTGGAGGGTTCTTGAAGGTGTGATGGTCTACAAATCGAGCTCTAGTGAAGTGGTGATGAACATTATAAGGGAATCAGTCAATCGCGTAAGGTCAACTTTAACTCTTGAAACCCTTAAAGACCATCCAGTGATTAGAGCTTATAGAGATTTTTACTGGAGATTGGGGATTGATCCCACGAAGACCAGACCATCAGCTGAGGCCCTAATAAGGAGGGTGTTGAGACATGGTGATCTGCCCCTGATAAATAATGTTGTTGACTTAGGAAACGTAGCCTCGATTGAGACCATGATACCCATAGGAATCTACGATCTAGATCAAGTAATCCCCCCGCTGACCCTGAGAAGGTCTCGTCGAGGAGAGGTCTTTCATCCAATAGGCGGTAAACCAGAATTTCTAACTCAAAATGAAATAGTCCTCTCCGACTTAGTGGGCAGGATAGTGCATGTGTTCCCCCATAGAGACTCCGTGCTGACAATGGTTCGTGAGGTTACGAAGAACATCCTAATCGTGGCGTGCGGGGTCAGAGGAGTCGAGGAGAGCAGAGTTCAAGGCGCAGTTGACATGGCATTCAAGCTCATAATGATGTCCCTTCAAAGCCAGCTTAGCTAG
- a CDS encoding alanine--glyoxylate aminotransferase family protein — protein sequence MGAGSHIDSTKPEDRGSSQAPSDLVTEKIMFFTPGPTYVHPRVLRALSRPVEPHSYSGFIYKYRVVLDKLKRLFKSRGEVFLFAGSGTLAQEVMVTNSIRSGDRVLCLVTGFFSSRFKDMVERIGGIPKVVEKLDGRGFRGKDVEKLLKRGGFKAITVAHVDTSTGVTSYIDEIGEVASKHGVHLLVDAVASLGAMDVRCDEWGITICGSCTQKGIGAPPGCTLIAVSKQFVEELEARDYRIPIFYGDLKGWLSVVRNPENYYSTQPISLVYALNEALDMIFEEGLENRFKRHEVIAKAIRAAVRAAGLKTFAKRGYEANTVTVIIKPDGLDDVKLRSEMEKLGITIARGSGPFKQATFRIGHMGWLMPSDVMAMISSLELTLRKMNFKPRRSMTRGAMRIFESSTSHHWTSALAHETKT from the coding sequence GTGGGAGCAGGGAGCCATATAGATTCCACAAAGCCTGAAGATCGCGGTTCAAGTCAGGCACCAAGCGACCTCGTAACTGAGAAAATCATGTTCTTCACACCTGGACCAACCTATGTTCACCCAAGGGTCTTAAGAGCATTAAGTAGACCAGTTGAACCCCACTCCTACTCAGGCTTCATTTATAAGTATAGGGTGGTCCTAGACAAGCTCAAGAGGCTCTTTAAGTCTAGAGGCGAAGTCTTCCTCTTCGCTGGCTCAGGAACACTTGCTCAAGAAGTCATGGTGACCAACTCGATCAGGTCAGGTGATAGAGTTTTATGCCTAGTTACAGGCTTCTTCAGCTCAAGGTTCAAGGACATGGTTGAGAGGATTGGTGGCATACCAAAGGTTGTTGAGAAGCTTGATGGCAGAGGGTTCAGAGGTAAAGATGTCGAGAAGCTCCTTAAGAGAGGAGGCTTTAAGGCTATAACAGTAGCTCATGTTGACACTTCAACAGGGGTGACGTCGTACATAGATGAAATCGGTGAGGTAGCATCTAAGCATGGAGTTCACCTACTGGTTGATGCAGTAGCATCGCTAGGAGCTATGGATGTTAGGTGTGATGAGTGGGGGATAACCATCTGTGGAAGCTGTACTCAAAAGGGTATTGGCGCACCCCCTGGATGTACATTGATAGCCGTTAGCAAGCAGTTCGTCGAGGAGCTTGAAGCTAGAGATTACAGGATACCAATCTTTTATGGAGATCTAAAAGGCTGGTTAAGTGTCGTGAGAAACCCTGAGAACTACTACTCAACTCAACCTATAAGCTTAGTCTACGCACTGAACGAGGCCCTCGACATGATATTCGAGGAGGGTCTTGAAAACCGCTTCAAGAGGCATGAGGTGATAGCTAAGGCTATTAGAGCGGCAGTTAGAGCGGCTGGCCTTAAAACATTCGCAAAGAGGGGGTATGAAGCTAACACGGTCACGGTCATAATTAAGCCGGATGGACTCGATGATGTGAAGCTTAGAAGTGAGATGGAGAAATTGGGGATAACAATCGCAAGAGGCTCAGGTCCATTTAAGCAGGCAACCTTTAGAATAGGTCATATGGGCTGGTTGATGCCATCGGACGTCATGGCCATGATATCATCGCTTGAATTGACTTTAAGGAAAATGAATTTTAAGCCGAGACGCAGCATGACAAGAGGGGCCATGAGGATCTTTGAGTCAAGCACCAGCCATCATTGGACATCGGCTCTGGCACATGAAACCAAAACTTAA
- a CDS encoding cyclophilin-like fold protein, with product MYRKPVKVRVAFESGLTVEFLVNFEENPRTAEVLMMSLPFESRAELWGEELYFSVPFSVGPENTRDVVDVGDVAYWPEEPSLCLFFGPTPISPEPDIIKPYSPVNVIGKIVGDPKVLRKVREGEGLRVYMA from the coding sequence TTGTATAGGAAGCCTGTTAAGGTAAGAGTAGCCTTTGAGTCAGGATTAACTGTCGAGTTCTTGGTAAATTTTGAAGAAAATCCGAGGACTGCAGAGGTTTTAATGATGTCCCTACCCTTTGAGTCTCGTGCTGAGCTTTGGGGTGAAGAGTTATACTTTTCAGTTCCATTCTCTGTCGGCCCTGAGAACACGAGAGATGTCGTCGACGTTGGCGATGTAGCCTATTGGCCTGAAGAACCTTCTCTCTGTCTATTTTTTGGTCCAACACCAATAAGCCCGGAGCCCGATATCATAAAGCCCTATAGTCCAGTGAACGTTATAGGCAAGATTGTAGGGGATCCTAAGGTCCTAAGAAAAGTGAGAGAAGGTGAAGGGTTGAGGGTTTACATGGCTTGA
- a CDS encoding flavin reductase family protein, which translates to MKKDVTHFHYLLHPRPVVLVCSIDSEGRPNVMACSWITPVSEEPPLIALSLWRRGYTHQLIEAKREFTVNIPSADMVKAVWIAGTRSGRRTNKLALAGLTVQPAKKVSVPIIEQCIGHLECKLIDFVKAGECNVYIAEVVAAYADEELLRNEIWSEKANVLLHSGDKFFTTPHESFEVK; encoded by the coding sequence TTGAAGAAAGATGTCACGCATTTTCATTACTTACTCCACCCAAGGCCCGTTGTCCTTGTATGCTCCATTGATAGTGAGGGTAGACCTAACGTTATGGCGTGCTCTTGGATAACGCCCGTCAGCGAAGAACCCCCCCTAATAGCGCTGTCGCTATGGAGGAGGGGGTACACCCATCAATTAATAGAAGCCAAGAGGGAATTCACTGTTAATATACCCTCAGCAGACATGGTTAAGGCTGTCTGGATTGCTGGTACTAGGAGCGGTAGGAGAACTAATAAGTTAGCACTAGCAGGCTTGACTGTTCAGCCAGCAAAGAAGGTTAGTGTACCGATAATAGAGCAGTGTATAGGTCACTTAGAGTGCAAGTTGATCGACTTTGTTAAAGCTGGTGAATGCAATGTGTACATAGCCGAAGTCGTGGCCGCTTATGCAGATGAAGAACTCCTAAGGAATGAGATATGGAGTGAAAAGGCTAACGTCCTCCTACATTCTGGAGACAAATTCTTCACGACACCACATGAAAGCTTTGAGGTGAAGTGA
- a CDS encoding DHHA1 domain-containing protein produces MSSIRCFFNVLWAKLTRRSVCLSHSSDVDGIVCAALFLRATKGKGLVVLAEPYEIKSRGSWTKVFKWDYVLDLPCPSRASVFIDHHETNKPTPTVNEAYYDPKAPSAASLAVKAFKLEDDQVARKLIELANECDTANIVSDEGWDLNDAVKGSPISERVKLAKLLSEMGIEALRLPEVQKWISRNRERRERTRQLADKIPIEDSVFIELDGENDISPRNLMITLERKGAKVTCVITPRNGKYKIHLGSREDSGIDCSKLASKIGGGGHRYAAGATVSDPYGALKLIAKKLKLRRLKVHKVKGAEVIGVKELRIRVRRRRRLSRGPETRD; encoded by the coding sequence ATGTCTTCGATAAGATGCTTCTTCAACGTACTGTGGGCTAAGCTGACTAGGAGGAGTGTTTGCTTAAGTCATTCAAGTGATGTCGACGGGATAGTGTGTGCAGCCCTCTTTTTGAGGGCTACTAAGGGTAAGGGGCTAGTTGTGCTTGCAGAGCCTTATGAGATTAAGAGCAGAGGGAGCTGGACGAAGGTCTTCAAGTGGGACTATGTCTTGGACTTGCCTTGCCCTTCGAGGGCCTCCGTATTCATTGACCACCACGAAACCAATAAGCCCACACCCACTGTTAATGAGGCTTACTATGACCCCAAGGCTCCCTCGGCAGCATCCTTAGCAGTAAAAGCGTTTAAGCTTGAAGATGACCAAGTAGCCCGAAAGTTAATTGAGCTAGCAAATGAGTGTGACACAGCTAACATAGTCAGTGATGAGGGCTGGGACCTTAATGATGCCGTTAAGGGCAGCCCCATAAGTGAAAGGGTTAAGCTTGCTAAGCTGCTTAGCGAGATGGGCATTGAAGCTCTAAGGTTACCGGAAGTTCAAAAGTGGATCAGTCGAAACAGGGAGAGAAGAGAGAGGACTAGACAGTTGGCGGATAAGATACCAATTGAAGACAGCGTGTTTATAGAGCTTGATGGTGAGAACGACATATCGCCAAGGAACCTCATGATAACACTTGAGAGAAAGGGCGCGAAAGTGACTTGCGTGATTACACCTAGAAATGGAAAGTACAAGATACACCTAGGTTCGAGGGAGGATTCTGGTATAGATTGTTCAAAGCTGGCATCTAAAATAGGTGGCGGAGGACATAGATATGCTGCAGGAGCAACGGTCAGTGATCCATATGGGGCACTTAAGCTAATAGCTAAAAAGCTGAAGTTAAGGAGATTGAAAGTGCACAAAGTCAAGGGGGCAGAGGTTATTGGTGTTAAGGAATTAAGGATTAGAGTTCGCAGGAGAAGGAGGTTAAGCAGAGGACCTGAAACTAGGGACTAA